One window of Phaenicophaeus curvirostris isolate KB17595 chromosome 22, BPBGC_Pcur_1.0, whole genome shotgun sequence genomic DNA carries:
- the TARDBP gene encoding TAR DNA-binding protein 43, whose protein sequence is MSEYIRVTEDENDEPIEIPSEDDGTVLLSTVTAQFPGACGLRYRNPVSQCMRGVRLVEGILHAPEAGWGNLVYVVNYPKDNKRKMDETDASSAVKVKRAVQKTSDLIVLGLPWKTTEQDLKEYFSTFGEVLMVQVKKDIKTGHSKGFGFVRFTDYETQVKVMSQRHMIDGRWCDCKLPNSKQSPDEPLRSRKVFVGRCTEDMTADELRQFFAQYGEVVDVFIPKPFRAFAFVTFADDQVAQSLCGEDLIIKGISVHISNAEPKHNSNRQLERGGRFGGNPGGFGNQGGFGNSRGGGGGLGNNQGSNMGGGMNFGAFSINPAMMAAAQAALQSSWGMMGMLASQQNQSGPSGNNQPQGNMQREQNQGFSSGNNSYGGSNSGAAISWGSASNAGSSSGFNGGFGSSMDSKSSGWGM, encoded by the exons ATGTCGGAGTACATCCGCGTGACGGAGGATGAGAACGATGAGCCCATCGAGATCCCGTCGGAGGACGACGGCACCGTGCTGCTCTCCACCGTCACGGCGCAGTTCCCCGGGGCCTGCGGGCTGCGCTACAGGAACCCCGTGTCCCAGTGCATGCGGGGCGTGCGGCTCGTGGAGGGCATCCTGCACGCGCCCGAGGCCGGCTGGGGAAACCTCGTCTACGTGGTCAACTACCCCAAAG ACaataagagaaaaatggatGAAACGGATGCATCATCAGCTGTGAAAGTGAAACGAGCAGTACAGAAGACTTCGGATTTAATAGTCCTGGGTCTTCCCTGGAAGACCACTGAACAAGACTTGAAGGAATATTTCAGTACGTTTGGAGAAGTTCTGATGGTGCAG gTGAAGAAGGATATCAAAACTGGCCACTcaaaaggttttggttttgttcggTTTACGGATTATGAAACCCAGGTGAAAGTCATGTCTCAGCGGCACATGATAGACGGACGATGGTGTGACTGTAAACTTCCTAATTCTAAG CAAAGTCCCGATGAACCTTTGCGTAGCAGAAAAGTGTTTGTTGGGCGCTGCACTGAGGACATGACAGCAGATGAGCTCCGACAGTTCTTTGCCCAGTATGGAGAAGTGGTAGATGTCTTCATTCCTAAACCCTTCCgagcttttgcttttgttaCATTTGCAGATGATCAG GTTGCCCAGTCTCTTTGTGGAGAGGACTTGATCATTAAAGGAATCAGCGTACATATATCCAATGCTGAACCTAAGCACAATAGCAATAGGCAGTTAGAGAGAGGTGGAAGATTTGGTGGTAATCCGGGAGGCTTTGGGAACCAGGGGGGGTTTGGCAACAGCAGAGGAGGCGGGGGAGGACTGGGGAACAACCAGGGCAGTAACATGGGAGGGGGCATGAACTTCGGAGCCTTTAGCATCAACCCTGCCATGATGGCAGCGGCGCAGGCAGcgctgcagagcagctgggggATGATGGGCATGCTGGCCAGTCAGCAGAACCAGTCAGGGCCCTCGGGGAACAACCAGCCGCAGGGCAACATGCAGCGGGAGCAGAACCAGGGCTTTAGCTCAGGAAACAACTCCTACGGGGGCTCCAACTCGGGGGCAGCGATAAGCTGGGGTTCGGCCTCCAACGCTGGCTCCAGCAGTGGGTTTAACGGAGGCTTTGGTTCAAGCATGGATTCCAAGTCATCAGGCTGGGGAATGTAG